Proteins encoded by one window of Verrucomicrobiia bacterium:
- the katG gene encoding catalase/peroxidase HPI, with the protein MSNQSQCPFSGKTMKSYAGAGTTNRDWWPHQLRLELLHQHSSKSNPMDKDFNYAKEFQSLDYWALKKDLAALMTDSQDWWPADFGHYGPLFIRMAWHSAGTYRIGDGRGGAGRGQQRFAPLNSWPDNVNLDKARRLLWPIKQKYGRKISWADLMILAGNVALETMGFKTFGFAGGREDVWEPDQDVYWGSEKTWLGDERYSGDRQLENPLAAVQMGLIYVNPEGPNGNPDPVAAARDIRETFARMAMNDEETVALIAGGHTFGKTHGAGPASHVGPEPEAAPLEEQGLGWKSTFGTGKGPDTITSGLEVTWTTTPTKWSTNFFWNLFNYEWELTKSPAGAWQWRPKGGAGEGTVPDAHDPNKRHAPAMLTTDLALRYDPVYEKISRRFMENPDQFAEAFARAWFKLTHRDMGPRARYLGPEVPKEELIWQDPIPPVNHPLVDAQDIAALKAKILASGLAISELVYTAWSSASTFRGSDKRGGANGARIRLAPQKDWEVNQPQQLAKVLAALQRIQEEFNRTAQGGKRVSLADLIVLGGCAAIEEAAKKAGHTVTVPFAPGRMDALAEQTDAASFAVLEPLADGFRNYLKAKYAVPAEALLVDKAQLLTLTAPEMTVLVGGMRALNANYGGTRHGVFTSRPGTLTNDFFVNLLDMRTEWKPTSPEAELFEGRDRKTGELKWTATRVDLVFGSNSQLRAIAEVYGCADSQEKFVRDFIAAWNKVMNLDRFDLLQ; encoded by the coding sequence ATGAGTAATCAGAGCCAGTGCCCCTTCTCGGGCAAAACCATGAAATCCTATGCCGGCGCCGGCACCACCAATCGCGACTGGTGGCCGCATCAGTTGCGGTTGGAATTGCTGCACCAGCACTCGAGCAAGTCCAATCCAATGGACAAGGACTTCAACTACGCCAAGGAATTCCAGAGCCTGGATTATTGGGCGTTGAAGAAGGACCTGGCAGCCTTGATGACCGATTCCCAGGACTGGTGGCCGGCGGACTTTGGCCACTATGGCCCGTTGTTTATTCGCATGGCCTGGCACAGCGCCGGCACCTATCGCATTGGCGATGGCCGCGGCGGGGCGGGGCGGGGCCAGCAGCGCTTTGCGCCGCTCAATAGCTGGCCGGACAACGTGAATCTCGACAAGGCGCGCCGCCTGCTGTGGCCCATCAAGCAAAAATACGGGCGTAAAATTTCCTGGGCTGATTTGATGATTCTGGCCGGCAATGTGGCGCTCGAAACGATGGGATTCAAAACCTTCGGCTTTGCTGGCGGACGCGAAGATGTCTGGGAGCCGGATCAGGATGTCTATTGGGGATCTGAAAAAACCTGGCTCGGTGACGAGCGTTATTCCGGCGACCGACAGTTGGAAAATCCTCTGGCCGCCGTGCAGATGGGATTGATTTATGTCAACCCGGAAGGGCCCAATGGCAACCCGGATCCCGTGGCGGCGGCCCGGGACATTCGCGAAACCTTCGCCCGCATGGCGATGAATGACGAGGAGACCGTGGCGTTGATCGCGGGCGGACATACTTTTGGCAAGACCCACGGGGCCGGGCCGGCCTCGCACGTCGGGCCGGAGCCGGAGGCGGCGCCGCTGGAGGAACAGGGGTTGGGATGGAAGAGCACCTTTGGCACCGGCAAGGGGCCTGACACCATCACCAGCGGTTTGGAGGTGACCTGGACCACCACGCCCACAAAGTGGAGCACCAACTTCTTTTGGAATCTGTTTAACTACGAATGGGAGCTGACCAAAAGCCCGGCCGGTGCCTGGCAGTGGCGGCCCAAGGGTGGAGCGGGGGAGGGCACCGTGCCCGATGCGCATGATCCCAACAAACGGCATGCGCCGGCCATGCTTACCACGGATCTGGCCCTGCGTTATGATCCTGTGTACGAAAAGATTTCCCGCCGCTTCATGGAAAACCCGGACCAGTTCGCCGAGGCCTTTGCGCGGGCGTGGTTCAAGCTGACGCATCGCGACATGGGCCCGCGTGCGCGCTACCTCGGCCCGGAGGTGCCCAAGGAGGAGTTGATCTGGCAGGATCCCATCCCGCCGGTAAATCATCCGCTGGTGGACGCCCAGGACATTGCCGCGCTCAAGGCCAAAATCCTGGCCTCCGGCCTTGCCATCTCCGAGCTCGTGTACACCGCCTGGTCCTCCGCCTCCACCTTCCGCGGCTCCGACAAGCGCGGCGGCGCCAATGGTGCGCGCATCCGGCTGGCGCCGCAGAAGGATTGGGAGGTCAACCAGCCGCAACAACTGGCCAAAGTCCTGGCCGCCTTGCAGCGCATTCAGGAGGAGTTCAACCGCACGGCGCAGGGCGGCAAGCGCGTATCGCTGGCCGACTTGATTGTGCTGGGCGGCTGCGCCGCCATCGAGGAGGCAGCGAAAAAGGCCGGCCATACAGTTACGGTGCCCTTTGCCCCGGGACGCATGGATGCCCTGGCAGAGCAGACCGACGCCGCCTCCTTTGCCGTGCTGGAGCCGCTGGCCGATGGCTTCCGGAATTACCTGAAGGCCAAATACGCCGTCCCGGCCGAGGCGCTTTTGGTGGACAAGGCGCAATTGCTGACCCTCACGGCACCCGAAATGACCGTGCTGGTGGGCGGGATGCGGGCCTTAAATGCCAATTACGGTGGCACCCGCCACGGCGTTTTCACCTCCCGCCCGGGCACGCTGACCAACGACTTCTTCGTCAACCTGCTCGACATGCGGACGGAATGGAAACCCACCTCGCCCGAGGCGGAGTTGTTTGAGGGCCGCGATCGCAAGACGGGCGAGCTAAAGTGGACCGCCACGCGCGTGGATCTGGTCTTCGGTTCCAATTCCCAACTGCGGGCCATCGCTGAAGTTTATGGGTGCGCCGATTCCCAGGAGAAGTTTGTGCGAGATTTCATCGCCGCCTGGAACAAGGTCATGAATCTGGATCGTTTCGACCTGCTCCAATAA
- a CDS encoding Gfo/Idh/MocA family oxidoreductase: MQKPLPEASITLTRRRFLSGVGAATVTFSLVAPRWVSAAEAGPKIKVGLIGAGGRGQWILKYFKDHGGYEIAAVFDYFEDRAKAAGDKYQVPENMRFSGLYGYRKLLENGVDAVIIQSPPYFHPEQAADAVEAGKHVYLAKPLAVDVPGCLSIAASGQKATQKKLAFLVDFQTRAHPSYQQAIKLVHEGKIGRIVCGEANYQCSLMFASMDARFRKDPKNPEERLRAWAIDRVLSGDVITEQNIHALDVASWVLNAEPIKAYGTGGKARPFLGDCWDHFACIFYYPQGIILSFSSKQVGKGWDDIQCRIYGTEGTLDTHYGGPVRLHCDDAYNGGTTNTIYELGVQNNVKTFYDCIVQGDFSNPTVAPSVRSNLVTILGRTAAYKNTEVTWAQMMKAREKWTFDTKGLKA; encoded by the coding sequence ATGCAAAAACCATTACCTGAAGCTTCCATTACTTTGACGCGTCGTCGTTTTTTGTCCGGTGTGGGCGCTGCCACCGTGACCTTCAGCCTGGTGGCGCCCCGGTGGGTTTCCGCCGCTGAAGCCGGCCCCAAAATCAAGGTGGGGTTGATTGGCGCCGGCGGGCGGGGCCAATGGATTTTGAAATATTTCAAGGATCACGGCGGCTATGAGATCGCCGCTGTCTTTGATTATTTTGAGGACCGCGCCAAGGCCGCGGGCGACAAGTATCAAGTGCCGGAAAACATGCGGTTCAGCGGTCTCTACGGCTACCGCAAACTGTTGGAAAACGGGGTGGACGCCGTCATCATCCAATCCCCGCCTTATTTCCATCCCGAACAGGCCGCCGATGCGGTGGAGGCCGGCAAGCATGTGTACCTGGCCAAGCCGCTGGCCGTGGACGTGCCCGGCTGTCTTTCCATTGCCGCCAGCGGCCAGAAGGCCACCCAGAAGAAGCTGGCTTTTCTGGTGGACTTCCAGACCCGCGCCCATCCTTCCTACCAGCAGGCCATCAAGCTGGTGCATGAGGGCAAAATCGGCCGGATTGTCTGCGGCGAGGCCAATTATCAGTGCAGCTTGATGTTTGCCAGCATGGATGCGCGCTTTCGCAAGGACCCGAAGAATCCGGAGGAGCGGCTGCGCGCCTGGGCCATTGACCGGGTGCTGTCGGGCGACGTCATCACCGAACAGAACATCCACGCCCTGGATGTGGCCTCATGGGTTCTCAACGCGGAACCCATCAAGGCCTACGGTACCGGCGGCAAGGCGCGGCCTTTCCTGGGGGATTGTTGGGATCATTTCGCCTGCATCTTCTACTATCCGCAGGGGATCATCCTCAGCTTCAGCTCCAAACAGGTGGGCAAGGGGTGGGATGACATCCAATGCCGCATCTACGGCACGGAGGGCACGCTGGACACGCATTACGGCGGCCCCGTGCGATTGCACTGCGACGATGCCTACAATGGCGGCACCACCAACACCATTTATGAGCTGGGCGTGCAAAACAACGTGAAGACCTTTTACGACTGCATCGTCCAAGGCGACTTTTCCAACCCCACTGTGGCCCCCAGTGTGCGCAGCAATCTGGTGACCATTCTGGGCCGCACGGCGGCCTATAAGAACACTGAAGTCACCTGGGCGCAGATGATGAAAGCCCGCGAGAAGTGGACGTTTGATACCAAGGGCCTGAAGGCTTGA
- a CDS encoding thiamine-phosphate kinase, translated as MNEFELIACLTRGLPVPAGVITGVGDDCAVLDLGVPGQYFLLKTDAVVEHVHFTPETPSEKVGHKALARCLSDIAAMAGTPLHALITLGLPPQHEVSRIEAMYQGLRACAERHQVAIVGGETTTSTSGIWISVALLGRVESSRVVHRRGAQVGDALFVTGELGGSLSGKHLDFEPRLKEARWLAEHFSPRAMIDLSDGLAGDLRHLLQAGNLGAELLAEAIPISRAARLRFREQPGAKPPLEAALSDGEDFELLFAVPPQKAVALVDAWKAAFPQLKLTCIGKITAEPGIRIRRRKSVQPLELHGYEHFA; from the coding sequence ATGAATGAATTTGAACTCATTGCCTGCCTGACTCGTGGCCTGCCTGTGCCGGCCGGCGTCATCACCGGGGTGGGCGATGATTGCGCCGTGCTTGATTTAGGGGTGCCGGGCCAGTATTTCCTGTTGAAGACCGATGCCGTGGTCGAGCACGTGCATTTCACGCCGGAGACGCCCTCGGAGAAAGTGGGCCACAAGGCCCTCGCCCGTTGTTTAAGTGACATCGCCGCCATGGCCGGCACACCGCTGCACGCGCTGATTACTTTGGGGTTGCCTCCCCAGCACGAGGTAAGTCGCATCGAGGCCATGTATCAAGGATTGCGCGCCTGCGCGGAAAGGCACCAGGTGGCGATTGTGGGCGGCGAGACCACCACCAGCACTTCGGGCATCTGGATTTCAGTGGCCCTGCTGGGGCGGGTGGAATCCAGTCGCGTAGTGCACCGGCGGGGCGCACAGGTGGGCGACGCCCTCTTTGTGACCGGCGAGCTGGGCGGCTCGCTGTCCGGCAAACACCTGGATTTTGAGCCACGGCTCAAGGAGGCCCGCTGGCTGGCGGAGCATTTTTCCCCGCGTGCCATGATTGACTTGAGTGACGGGCTGGCGGGCGATTTGCGTCATTTACTCCAGGCCGGCAACCTGGGGGCGGAGCTGTTGGCCGAGGCCATTCCCATCAGCCGCGCCGCCCGGCTGCGCTTTCGTGAGCAACCGGGAGCCAAACCTCCCCTGGAGGCGGCGTTATCCGATGGCGAGGATTTCGAGCTGCTTTTTGCCGTGCCTCCGCAGAAAGCCGTGGCCCTGGTGGACGCCTGGAAGGCGGCCTTCCCGCAACTCAAGCTCACCTGCATTGGCAAGATCACGGCCGAGCCGGGCATCCGCATCCGGCGCCGCAAGAGTGTGCAACCCCTGGAACTGCATGGTTACGAACATTTCGCATAG
- the tsaB gene encoding tRNA (adenosine(37)-N6)-threonylcarbamoyltransferase complex dimerization subunit type 1 TsaB produces the protein MALELSAGVRSVAAWDSAGGPPVEVTEAHARHTRLFALIQAALEQAGWERAAVEGLAIGLGPGSYTGIRMAIAAAQGWQAVRPVRLWGISSFHVMAEGLWRSGQRGEVFLAVDAQRGEACWAGYRLAETGWQEIHPPQLLPQNAVRGQLAAGAKVWGPDITGWCPGAMEWHPRAKELARLAASAEAVTEAGVLTPIYLREARFAKAPPPRVLKDL, from the coding sequence TTGGCGCTTGAACTGTCGGCAGGGGTCCGCTCCGTGGCGGCATGGGACTCAGCCGGCGGCCCGCCGGTGGAAGTCACAGAAGCCCATGCGCGGCATACGCGCCTGTTTGCCCTGATTCAGGCAGCCCTGGAACAAGCCGGTTGGGAGCGCGCAGCGGTGGAGGGGCTGGCGATTGGTCTGGGACCGGGCAGTTATACCGGCATTCGCATGGCGATTGCGGCCGCCCAGGGATGGCAGGCGGTGCGCCCCGTCAGGCTTTGGGGAATCAGCAGTTTTCACGTCATGGCGGAGGGACTTTGGCGCAGTGGACAGCGTGGCGAGGTGTTTCTGGCGGTGGACGCCCAACGCGGCGAGGCCTGTTGGGCGGGTTATCGGCTGGCGGAGACGGGTTGGCAGGAAATTCATCCGCCCCAGTTGCTCCCACAGAATGCGGTGCGCGGACAGTTGGCCGCCGGGGCCAAGGTATGGGGGCCGGACATTACCGGCTGGTGTCCCGGCGCCATGGAATGGCATCCCCGGGCGAAGGAGCTGGCGCGACTGGCCGCCTCGGCGGAGGCGGTCACGGAGGCTGGCGTCCTGACCCCCATTTATTTGCGCGAGGCGCGCTTTGCCAAAGCCCCGCCGCCGCGCGTGCTCAAAGATTTATGA
- a CDS encoding CPBP family intramembrane metalloprotease: MFGALALVRYEGGVLSERRWQPETVPYLVVGMFFSLCLGYVVVAVINSWFQESTQNFQRLLTLAGNLVFVHGALLAMLTVFLRVNRMTWSEAFGWRHGPALRVVGLSCLTTLLVLPATWMLSKFSGLWIERLGGRPESQLAVQYIQQQPPGLELASLAVMTILVAPVVEEALFRGILYPTVKQAGYPRAALFGTSLLFALYHSNLMTMAPLFVLALALVAVYEATDNLWAPILVHALFNAANFLVLACQWNLDPYFEWLRILVP; the protein is encoded by the coding sequence TTGTTTGGCGCACTGGCGCTGGTGCGCTATGAAGGCGGCGTGCTGAGTGAGCGACGCTGGCAGCCGGAGACCGTCCCCTACCTGGTGGTGGGGATGTTTTTCAGCCTTTGCCTGGGCTACGTGGTGGTGGCGGTAATCAACTCATGGTTTCAGGAAAGCACGCAAAATTTTCAGCGGCTCCTCACCCTGGCCGGAAACCTTGTCTTCGTGCATGGAGCTTTGTTGGCGATGTTGACGGTATTTTTACGGGTCAACCGGATGACCTGGAGCGAGGCCTTCGGGTGGCGTCACGGCCCGGCCTTGCGGGTGGTGGGATTGAGTTGCCTCACCACCCTGCTGGTGCTGCCGGCCACCTGGATGCTCAGCAAATTTTCAGGGCTTTGGATTGAACGACTGGGAGGCCGGCCCGAGTCACAACTGGCCGTCCAATACATCCAACAACAGCCGCCGGGGCTTGAACTGGCCAGCCTGGCCGTCATGACCATCCTGGTGGCTCCCGTGGTTGAGGAAGCCCTGTTTCGCGGCATCCTCTATCCCACGGTGAAGCAGGCGGGGTATCCACGGGCCGCCTTGTTCGGCACTTCCTTGCTGTTTGCCTTGTATCACAGCAACTTGATGACCATGGCGCCGCTGTTTGTGCTGGCGCTGGCCCTGGTGGCGGTGTACGAAGCCACGGACAATCTCTGGGCGCCCATTCTGGTGCATGCCCTGTTTAATGCGGCCAATTTTCTGGTGCTGGCATGCCAGTGGAATCTGGACCCGTATTTTGAATGGCTGCGGATTCTGGTGCCATGA
- the alr gene encoding alanine racemase: protein MNAPYRCWAEVDFDALRSNLAWLRHRVGPHTRILTVVKADAYGHGLKQIAALLMQSGTDIFGVANLTEARSVRLVGRGWPVLMLGACLPEEIPIAVRDGIMPTLSTLAEARAFSREARRQNKTVEVHLKVDTGMGRLGARPEEAAQLARSIARLPGVRLAGLMTHFSSAEDDAEFTRQQRERFSMVLRAIEAGGVVVPYVHACNSGGVLWEPEAHFNLVRPGLLVYGIIPPGKRRPASVLARHLKPALQWKSRVTLVREVPQGTPLSYGHTYITPRPMRVAVVGCGYGDGYMRAASQRAAMLIRGRLCPVLGRVTMDQTLVDVTPLPQVKAGEEVVLLGRQGNKEITAAQLAGWFGTIPWEVLTNISYRVPRVYRGEQAA, encoded by the coding sequence ATGAATGCGCCCTACCGTTGCTGGGCGGAAGTGGATTTCGATGCCCTGCGCTCGAATCTGGCGTGGCTGCGGCATCGCGTCGGCCCGCACACCCGCATCCTCACCGTGGTAAAAGCCGATGCCTACGGGCACGGGCTGAAACAAATAGCCGCCCTGCTCATGCAAAGCGGCACCGACATTTTTGGGGTGGCCAATCTGACCGAGGCCCGCAGTGTGCGGCTGGTCGGCCGGGGCTGGCCCGTGCTGATGCTGGGTGCCTGTCTGCCCGAGGAAATTCCCATCGCCGTGCGGGATGGCATCATGCCCACCCTTTCCACGCTGGCCGAAGCCCGCGCGTTTTCCCGCGAGGCCCGGCGGCAGAACAAGACCGTGGAAGTGCATCTCAAAGTGGACACCGGCATGGGGCGGCTGGGGGCACGCCCGGAGGAAGCAGCGCAATTGGCGCGCAGCATCGCCCGGCTGCCCGGTGTGCGCCTGGCAGGGCTGATGACTCATTTCAGCTCCGCCGAGGACGATGCCGAGTTCACGCGGCAGCAGCGGGAGCGTTTCAGCATGGTTCTCCGGGCCATTGAGGCCGGCGGAGTGGTGGTGCCGTATGTCCACGCCTGCAATAGCGGGGGGGTCTTGTGGGAACCGGAGGCGCACTTCAACCTGGTTCGTCCCGGTCTGTTGGTCTATGGCATCATTCCCCCCGGCAAACGCAGGCCCGCCTCCGTCCTGGCCAGACACCTGAAGCCCGCGCTGCAATGGAAGAGCCGGGTCACGCTGGTGCGGGAAGTGCCCCAAGGCACACCGTTGAGCTACGGGCACACCTATATCACGCCCCGGCCGATGCGGGTGGCGGTGGTGGGCTGCGGTTATGGCGATGGCTACATGCGGGCCGCCAGTCAGCGGGCGGCGATGTTGATTAGAGGGCGTCTGTGTCCCGTGCTCGGCCGAGTGACCATGGATCAAACGCTGGTGGATGTCACCCCCCTGCCCCAGGTGAAAGCCGGCGAAGAAGTGGTGCTGCTGGGCCGCCAGGGCAACAAGGAAATCACCGCCGCCCAACTGGCCGGATGGTTTGGCACCATCCCGTGGGAAGTGCTCACCAACATCAGTTACCGCGTGCCGCGGGTGTACCGCGGGGAGCAGGCCGCCTGA
- a CDS encoding sugar phosphate isomerase/epimerase, giving the protein MMKTNRRQFVQTTALAAAALSVAPQVWGAARKKLPIALQLYSVRQDCGKDFDAALERVAKMGFDGVEFAGYHTYGGKPKELRKRLDDLGLKVAATHIGTGSFRGDNLQKTIEFHQIIGCKFLIVPGDGDFTNPEKCKPLADLFNQTAEKLKPLNMYCGYHNHTAEFKKFGDTTFWDFFAANTSKDVVLQQDCGWTAAAKLDPVEMMKKYPGRMKSTHFKPTVVGNEPGKKAFIGQDSVDWKAVIAACIEFGGSEWITLEQEAYPDGKSPMEATEISFKALKAMVG; this is encoded by the coding sequence ATGATGAAAACGAATCGTCGGCAATTTGTGCAAACCACCGCCCTGGCCGCGGCGGCCCTGAGCGTGGCCCCGCAGGTTTGGGGGGCGGCCCGGAAGAAGCTTCCCATTGCGTTGCAGCTTTATTCGGTGCGGCAGGACTGCGGCAAGGATTTCGACGCCGCCTTGGAGCGCGTCGCCAAAATGGGCTTCGATGGGGTGGAGTTTGCCGGCTATCACACCTACGGCGGCAAACCCAAGGAGCTGCGCAAGCGGCTGGATGATCTGGGCTTGAAGGTGGCCGCCACCCACATCGGCACGGGCAGTTTCCGCGGCGACAACCTCCAGAAGACCATCGAGTTCCACCAGATCATCGGCTGCAAGTTCCTCATTGTGCCGGGCGATGGTGACTTTACCAACCCCGAAAAGTGCAAGCCGCTGGCCGATTTGTTCAATCAAACCGCCGAGAAGTTGAAACCCTTGAACATGTATTGCGGCTACCACAATCACACGGCGGAATTCAAAAAATTCGGTGACACCACCTTCTGGGACTTCTTTGCCGCCAACACGAGCAAGGACGTGGTCTTGCAGCAGGACTGCGGCTGGACCGCGGCGGCCAAGCTCGATCCGGTGGAGATGATGAAAAAATATCCGGGCCGGATGAAATCCACGCACTTCAAACCCACCGTGGTGGGCAACGAGCCGGGCAAAAAGGCATTCATCGGGCAGGACTCGGTGGATTGGAAAGCCGTGATTGCGGCCTGCATCGAATTTGGCGGATCAGAGTGGATCACCCTCGAGCAGGAAGCCTATCCGGACGGCAAATCCCCCATGGAAGCCACGGAGATTTCCTTCAAGGCGCTGAAGGCCATGGTGGGCTGA
- a CDS encoding transcriptional repressor, translating into MQIASKEQAHARFLALLRQAGLPVTTQRRAVFEAMLERQDHPTAEQVYQVVLQKLPHISRMTVHRILNTFVALGVVDKTCHPGSAARFDSKTHPHHHLVCLDCGAIMDVEDPRLDRMPRPRIPAGDFVIEDYQVQFRGRCARCQQKARALQRRPRINASAAPPRNAGSTT; encoded by the coding sequence ATGCAAATAGCGAGTAAAGAGCAGGCGCATGCGCGCTTTCTGGCCCTCTTGCGCCAGGCCGGTCTCCCGGTGACCACCCAACGGCGGGCGGTTTTCGAGGCCATGCTGGAGCGACAGGATCATCCCACCGCGGAGCAGGTTTATCAGGTGGTGCTCCAAAAGCTGCCCCACATCTCGCGCATGACCGTGCATCGCATCCTCAACACCTTTGTGGCACTGGGCGTGGTGGATAAAACCTGCCATCCCGGTTCGGCGGCCCGTTTCGATTCCAAGACCCATCCTCACCATCACCTGGTGTGTCTGGATTGCGGGGCCATCATGGACGTGGAGGATCCGCGGCTCGATCGCATGCCCCGGCCGCGCATTCCCGCCGGCGATTTTGTCATCGAAGATTACCAGGTCCAGTTTCGCGGCCGTTGTGCCCGCTGCCAGCAAAAGGCCCGAGCCCTTCAGCGACGGCCCAGAATCAACGCTTCCGCGGCGCCGCCGCGAAATGCTGGATCAACAACCTGA
- a CDS encoding glycosyltransferase family 2 protein, producing MPNATENHAQPEVSLIMPCLNEAKTLGHCIRKAQAALARHGLAGEIIVGDNGSTDGSQDIARNLGARVVDVPTRGYGAALMGAMAAARGRYVIMADSDDSYDWSAIWPFVEKLREGYDLVMGNRFSGGIQPGAMPWLNRYLGNPVLTGLGRLFFKAPARDFHCGMRGFTREAAERMALRTTGMEFASEMVVKAALLGLKITEVPVTLSPDGRGRPPHLRRWRDGWRHLRFMLLYSPRWLFLIPGALLMLLGVLLMAWLLPGPRTVGSVTFDVHTLLYAAMMVLMGYQAVLFAVFTKVFAISEGLLPPDARLEKLYRIITLEVGLTAGLVLTLLGLGGSAYAVWSWGQTHFGPLQPTETLRTIIPALLALVLGIQTIFSSFFLSVLGLKRR from the coding sequence GTGCCGAATGCAACCGAAAACCATGCTCAGCCCGAAGTCAGCCTCATCATGCCCTGCTTGAATGAGGCCAAAACACTGGGGCATTGCATCCGCAAAGCGCAGGCGGCGCTCGCGCGACACGGCCTGGCGGGGGAAATCATCGTGGGCGACAACGGCAGCACCGACGGTTCCCAGGATATTGCCCGCAATTTGGGTGCGCGGGTGGTGGACGTGCCCACGCGGGGCTATGGGGCGGCGTTGATGGGGGCCATGGCGGCAGCCCGGGGACGTTATGTGATCATGGCGGATTCCGACGACAGCTATGACTGGTCCGCCATCTGGCCGTTTGTCGAGAAACTGCGCGAAGGCTACGATCTGGTCATGGGCAACCGCTTCAGCGGCGGCATTCAGCCCGGCGCCATGCCCTGGCTCAATCGTTATTTGGGCAACCCCGTGCTCACGGGGCTGGGCCGGTTGTTTTTCAAGGCGCCCGCGCGTGATTTTCATTGCGGCATGCGCGGCTTCACCAGGGAGGCGGCCGAGCGCATGGCCCTGCGCACCACGGGCATGGAGTTTGCCAGTGAAATGGTGGTCAAGGCCGCCCTGCTGGGGCTTAAAATCACCGAGGTGCCCGTCACACTGTCGCCGGATGGCCGCGGCCGCCCGCCGCACCTGCGTCGCTGGCGGGATGGCTGGCGCCACTTGCGCTTCATGCTGCTCTACAGTCCGCGCTGGCTGTTTCTCATTCCCGGTGCTCTGTTGATGTTGTTGGGCGTGCTGCTCATGGCCTGGCTGCTGCCCGGCCCGCGCACGGTGGGCAGTGTGACCTTTGATGTGCATACGCTGCTGTATGCGGCGATGATGGTGCTCATGGGGTATCAAGCGGTGCTGTTTGCCGTATTCACCAAGGTTTTTGCCATCAGCGAGGGCTTGCTGCCGCCCGACGCCCGACTGGAAAAGCTCTACCGCATCATCACGTTGGAGGTGGGGCTGACCGCCGGTCTGGTGCTGACCCTGCTCGGGCTGGGAGGCTCCGCCTATGCCGTCTGGAGCTGGGGCCAGACGCACTTTGGGCCGCTGCAGCCCACCGAGACTTTGCGCACCATCATCCCGGCGCTGCTGGCCCTGGTGCTGGGCATCCAAACCATATTTTCCAGCTTTTTCCTGAGCGTGCTGGGCCTTAAACGCCGATGA
- the tsaE gene encoding tRNA (adenosine(37)-N6)-threonylcarbamoyltransferase complex ATPase subunit type 1 TsaE, translating to MVTNISHSPAETEALGEAWARELGPGWVLGLTGDLGAGKTQLVRGLAQGLGCPDRVHSPSFALMVEYHGGRYPLFHLDLYRLNDPPEIVAAGLEEYLLAPQGIVVVEWIERWLPEVICSWQQGVSSGSGSLVPAEVAGLPRPCRLAWLQFQSEKERRIIHEDFGA from the coding sequence ATGGTTACGAACATTTCGCATAGTCCCGCGGAAACGGAGGCCCTGGGAGAAGCCTGGGCCAGGGAGCTGGGGCCCGGCTGGGTTCTCGGTCTGACCGGAGACCTGGGTGCCGGCAAAACCCAGCTTGTGCGCGGTCTGGCCCAGGGCCTTGGTTGTCCTGACCGGGTGCACTCGCCCAGTTTTGCGCTGATGGTGGAATACCACGGGGGACGGTATCCGCTTTTCCACCTGGATCTGTATCGCCTGAATGATCCCCCGGAAATCGTGGCGGCAGGCTTGGAGGAATACCTCCTCGCGCCCCAGGGCATCGTGGTGGTGGAATGGATTGAACGCTGGCTGCCGGAGGTTATATGCTCTTGGCAGCAGGGAGTTTCCTCCGGCAGCGGCTCCCTCGTGCCGGCTGAAGTAGCTGGATTGCCACGTCCCTGCCGGCTGGCATGGCTGCAATTCCAGAGCGAAAAGGAGCGGCGGATTATTCATGAAGATTTTGGCGCTTGA
- a CDS encoding class I SAM-dependent methyltransferase, with product MSCLDTLHGRLVFARRVRVLAGHLAALLPHGATVLDIGCGDGRVARAILDQRPDVRIEGLDVLIRPQTYISVKAFDGRRIPCADGQYDVALFVDVLHHTEDPMILLREAVRVARRGLLIKDHCLEGWLAGPTLRFMDWVGNARHGVALPYHYWPWGRWQAAWAELRLRPVTCLRQLHLYPPPATWFFDRSLHFMAWLEKENGGRV from the coding sequence ATGAGCTGTCTGGACACATTGCACGGGCGCCTGGTTTTTGCACGTCGGGTGCGCGTGCTCGCCGGGCATCTGGCCGCGCTGTTGCCCCACGGGGCGACGGTGTTGGACATTGGCTGTGGCGACGGCCGGGTGGCCCGCGCCATTTTAGACCAACGCCCCGACGTACGGATTGAGGGGTTGGATGTGCTGATCCGTCCGCAAACCTACATTTCCGTAAAGGCCTTCGACGGCCGACGCATCCCCTGCGCCGACGGCCAGTATGACGTGGCCCTGTTTGTGGACGTGCTCCATCATACGGAAGACCCGATGATTTTATTGCGTGAGGCCGTGCGTGTGGCACGCCGGGGTCTTCTCATTAAAGACCACTGCCTGGAAGGCTGGCTGGCGGGACCCACCTTGCGCTTCATGGACTGGGTGGGCAACGCCCGTCATGGCGTGGCCCTGCCCTATCATTATTGGCCCTGGGGCCGCTGGCAGGCCGCCTGGGCTGAACTCCGCCTACGCCCGGTCACCTGCCTGCGCCAATTGCACCTTTATCCCCCACCCGCCACGTGGTTTTTTGACCGCTCCCTCCATTTTATGGCGTGGCTGGAAAAGGAAAACGGCGGGCGGGTTTAA